Below is a window of Deltaproteobacteria bacterium DNA.
ACACGATCTACACGATCGCCAAACGCTTCCGTCTCAACGTCTCCGACGTGTGCGCGTGGAACAGCCTGTCGGCCTCGCAGAAGCTCGAAACGGGCGCCAAGCTGA
It encodes the following:
- a CDS encoding LysM peptidoglycan-binding domain-containing protein; translated protein: TIYTIAKRFRLNVSDVCAWNSLSASQKLETGAKLKLKVPAGGDSPA